The proteins below are encoded in one region of Sulfolobus sp. A20:
- a CDS encoding sulfide-dependent adenosine diphosphate thiazole synthase, whose protein sequence is MEVKIKQVDEVKISRYIIKETMEDWYNFVESDVVIVGAGPSGLSAAYYLAKAGLKTLVFERRLSFGGGIGGGAMLFHKLVIEKPADEVLKEFNIRLKEVEKDVFIVDSAEFMAKLAAGAIDAGAKIIHGVTVDDVIFREDPLRVVGVAVEWTATQMASLHVDPIFISAKAVVDATGHDAEVVSVATRKIPELGIVIPGEKSAYSEKAEELTVMNTGKVAEGLYITGMAVTEVKGLPRMGPIFGAMVLSGKAVAEHIINDLVKNQIKI, encoded by the coding sequence ATGGAAGTTAAGATTAAACAAGTAGATGAAGTGAAGATAAGTAGATATATCATAAAGGAGACTATGGAAGATTGGTACAATTTTGTAGAATCAGATGTAGTAATAGTAGGAGCAGGTCCATCTGGCTTATCAGCAGCCTACTATTTAGCAAAGGCTGGTTTAAAGACCTTGGTATTTGAAAGAAGACTGAGCTTCGGAGGAGGAATTGGAGGAGGAGCCATGCTTTTTCATAAACTAGTTATAGAGAAGCCAGCTGATGAAGTATTAAAAGAATTTAATATCAGACTTAAGGAAGTTGAAAAGGACGTGTTTATAGTGGATTCTGCAGAGTTTATGGCAAAATTGGCTGCGGGAGCAATAGATGCTGGAGCCAAAATAATTCATGGAGTTACTGTAGATGATGTTATATTTAGAGAAGACCCATTAAGAGTAGTTGGAGTAGCAGTAGAGTGGACAGCTACTCAAATGGCAAGTCTCCACGTTGATCCAATATTCATCTCAGCTAAGGCTGTTGTAGATGCCACTGGTCATGATGCAGAAGTAGTCTCAGTTGCCACAAGAAAAATTCCCGAGTTAGGAATTGTTATACCGGGTGAGAAGTCAGCTTATAGTGAAAAAGCCGAAGAGCTTACTGTCATGAACACTGGAAAGGTTGCTGAAGGATTATACATTACTGGAATGGCTGTAACGGAAGTTAAAGGACTCCCAAGAATGGGACCAATATTTGGAGCCATGGTTCTATCTGGTAAAGCAGTAGCTGAACATATAATAAATGATCTTGTGAAAAACCAGATAAAGATCTGA